One window of Streptomyces sp. NBC_00273 genomic DNA carries:
- a CDS encoding helix-turn-helix domain-containing protein, whose translation MTDEASPHLKSLARLQDLIVKADLDWAVVLDPGPLALSTGLPLSVVTMGLHGREMPPMDLHKQVHQRLAFLRSHRPRPDGKPYSQKEIGAGAGLTSQWSGQLLNGGKKPSLEHAARIEDFFGVPRGFLTATPSQALDRALGEKLAELQDAQVAALQHANERLKAERDRQEALLQQGERNRVKSVSFRGSSSQVKREVLEELLASIVDEEA comes from the coding sequence GTGACCGACGAGGCCAGCCCTCATCTGAAGAGTCTGGCGCGCCTTCAAGACCTCATCGTGAAGGCCGACCTCGACTGGGCCGTAGTCCTCGACCCAGGACCCCTGGCATTGAGCACCGGGCTTCCGCTATCGGTGGTCACGATGGGGCTGCACGGTCGAGAGATGCCGCCGATGGACCTGCACAAGCAGGTCCATCAGCGCCTCGCGTTCCTTCGAAGTCACCGGCCCCGTCCGGACGGCAAGCCCTACTCTCAGAAGGAGATCGGGGCCGGGGCCGGACTGACGTCTCAGTGGAGCGGCCAGCTCCTGAACGGCGGAAAGAAGCCCAGCCTCGAGCATGCGGCCAGGATCGAAGACTTCTTCGGGGTGCCCCGGGGATTCCTGACGGCGACCCCTTCCCAAGCGCTCGACCGCGCCCTCGGCGAGAAGCTGGCCGAGTTGCAGGACGCACAGGTGGCCGCGCTTCAGCACGCCAATGAGAGATTGAAGGCGGAGCGGGACCGGCAGGAAGCGCTGCTCCAGCAGGGCGAGCGGAACCGGGTGAAGTCCGTCTCCTTTCGCGGTTCTTCGTCGCAAGTGAAGCGCGAGGTCCTAGAGGAGCTGCTCGCCTCCATCGTTGACGAAGAGGCGTGA
- a CDS encoding toxin-antitoxin system, toxin component has translation MGNVRSRREQQRLQDEMAALCAELANGLGDPAPSNTDQLFDRIAAHLTVRRGRPVRIVRRDLPREFGTVSGLWLDRETDDVIVVVRNTSPLHSLVILGHEIWHMMRGHCGSHVLGVQVTTRLLRDELSSADLSQAVLSVAARTHSVPGDEAEAEDFGRRLGSSLRRYVEHDPSARVLKGTARRIQSSLGASEG, from the coding sequence GTGGGGAACGTTAGGAGCCGGCGCGAACAGCAGCGTCTGCAAGACGAAATGGCCGCGCTGTGCGCGGAGTTGGCCAACGGCCTGGGCGATCCGGCACCTTCGAACACGGATCAGTTGTTCGATCGGATCGCCGCGCACCTCACGGTACGGCGGGGACGACCGGTGCGGATCGTACGTAGGGACTTACCGCGCGAGTTCGGCACCGTGTCGGGCCTGTGGCTGGATCGTGAGACGGATGACGTCATCGTCGTCGTCAGGAACACGAGCCCGCTGCACTCTCTGGTCATCCTGGGGCACGAAATATGGCACATGATGCGGGGGCACTGCGGCAGTCATGTGCTGGGTGTACAGGTGACCACCCGACTGCTGCGCGACGAGCTCAGCTCTGCTGACCTTAGCCAGGCCGTCCTCAGCGTTGCCGCTCGGACTCACTCTGTGCCTGGTGACGAGGCAGAGGCGGAGGATTTTGGTCGTCGGCTCGGTAGTTCGCTTCGCCGCTACGTTGAGCACGACCCGAGCGCCCGCGTCCTCAAGGGGACTGCCAGACGCATACAGTCGTCCCTCGGTGCGTCGGAGGGTTGA